In Sander vitreus isolate 19-12246 chromosome 4, sanVit1, whole genome shotgun sequence, the genomic stretch tatatatatatatataaatgtttaaGTAAAAGGATAAGATGGAAGCACATGATTGACTTTCATTTCCTTGTGGGAGAAATGcttttttacttaaaatgaaGGCATTACAACATGTCTCTCTATTATACAGTTTACCAGCCAGCCTAAAAACTTCTACGTCTGTAGTCGCTGCTCTCTCACTTTGAATCGCAGAATAATAGATGTTATAAATCAGAGTGAGGAACATCTATTCCCTGCCTGTTCCTCACACTTTGACCATTATTAGTTTATGACACACTAACACAAAGAGGCTTATGTTTCCTCCCTGCCCGTCTTAAGTGGGTGTGACCCAcggatgtataataataacgGTGTGACTAGCCCACGTCACGTTATGTAATCCACTTCAACTGCTCGCCATGCAGGAACACAGTGTTTCTCCCTCCATGCTGCTTTAATGGCCTTCTAAAATTTCTGAATAGAAAAAAACCTGTTTCTTTAGTTGCAGTTATGTTTGAGACACTAGGAGTGCATTACGAGTTTTTAAAAACAGATGTAAACACTTTTTATTAAAGGAAATGGAAGTAGAGATTTGCACATGAATTCATGTATTTAATGTCTTAGTTGTACTATTTGTATAATGAGTAATACCCATGGTAATTAAGTCTGCATGTCATTCCGACACTAGCAGTCTAAGTTGATAACATGATTTTGGGTGGACAGGACCACAATGGAAAGTTATATTAACCTGAAACAGTTAGCGTTTTAATCTTGTGTTATGCTTCAATTTAATCTTTGTCTGTGCGTGTTGGTTTGTGGCAGAATAAAATCAAGTCTatgttatatattaatatatctaTAGTACAACCTAAAAAGTGCTTAAATGCTTATTTCTGCACTTATATTTTTAATGCTATATTTCTTTAATATGTTTTTCTCTACTGCTCGTGTCTTTTTCTTGCTGCTGCTCTCACATATTGCCATGTGGCCTGTTGTTTTAATGCATATGAGCGACACTGGCTATTTATTTGTATGTGGTTTCACTGTGCATTATTCACTCTGAGCTAATACATTGACCATGAtaacttttgtaaaaaaaagtaattcaaaCTCATATATCCACAAAGACAATTAGCCCATGTTACATTAATGAgatatttatttgtgtttatttttattctgtACAATAAAAAGCCTTTTTGTTAATGACAGTCTGCTTCAGCCAATCATCTGCAGCCTAATCCAGCCAGCTCAATGCCGATTGGCCTTGTGGGCTCACTCCCACCACCCAACCCATCTCCCTTTGtgtgcagcaacaacaacagaaaggcAGCACTTTACAGCACTCTGACACATTTTACATGACCAAACATGAACTGTAAAAAATATCCATCTTAATAATGAGATAATTTCACTCACATGGCATCTTGAAAAAAGATGAACTAAGGCATAACCTGCATGGGTAGCTTATGAAGAAAatgacactttaaaaaaatatgttttgaaaagTTTCTTCTGGTGGAAAATAACATATAACATTTTAAGGCTAAATGACTTGATAGGatggatattttattttatttcccgtGAACATGAAGCAGAACAAACCTGACCCCGTTCAGTCTGAGGTTCGAGTTGCACACTGCTGAGAACAAAAAGTTTGCCTTCAGGGTGTCAGGATGTCACAGAACTCAACAAAGTCCCTCTGCATGAAATTCTGGCTCTGAATCAGGTCATCTTCAGAGGGGAAATATTGCATGCTGTCCTCCTGCAGACGCAGACTGTCCTCCGGCAGACGCAGACTGTCCTCCGGCAGACGCAGACTGTCATCCGGCAGACGCAGACTGTCATCCTGCAGACTGTCGTCGTGCAGTACCAGAATCTGTCCTGGTGGCGCCGTTGAGCCGTGTGGGTTGGGACTGTCCAAGAGGGCTCCTCTTGCATTCTCCAGGACGCCCAGGTATGAGTCCATGTCTGTGAGCTCCACCTCGCTGTCGGAGCAGCTGCCGCTGTCGCTCCCCACTGAGTCGGAGCGCATATGCAGCATCTGGTACTTCTCGTGCATTAGAAACTGGTTGGTGTTCTTGGGGGCCCGCATCCCCCTCGCTCTGTTTCCTTTGACGTTAACGGGCCGGAGGGACATCACCGGCCTCTGGAAGTGTTGTGGCTGAGGGTAATGATGAGGACGATGACGTTGAgggtgctggtggtggtggtgattgCGCCCTTTTGGCCACCCTCCCCTTCCTGTCCTCCGGCCCTGCAGGCGCCCCCTGCAGCTCTTGGACCAGCCGTGTTTCCTACGAATGGAAGGGTCCCTCTCTGGAGCCTCTTTcccatcctgctgctgccagcTCCTCCTGCACATCATCTCTGAGAGcatttttcttgtctttcttgcagtcacctcccttcctccctgctGCTCTCCTTCACATCCCTGCTCGGTGGCCCACACAACAAAGAGAGGCTGGTGTCTGTTTTTCTGGCtcaggtcacaaaagaccctctctctctctcagtctacCTTTTCACTATTATTTCGCGTTTTTTCTTGACCTCTGGCTTTGGCTGATGCATCGCCTGCTCTTCCTCCCCCTTGCAGCAGCAGCTTGCCTGCTCGGTTGGCTCACTGTCACgccctcttctgtctctctaatCTCTATTGTTAACCTCTCTGAAAGTCCAATTAGCTTCTTACAGCTCTGATTAGTGAACTGCAATGAGCTGTTTAAGGGGTTTGAAGCTTACTCTAGTTGACTTAAaagctatatatattttttttttctcagtttaaGGCCCGCAAGTGCAGTGTACTCAGCTCTGACCAGCACGG encodes the following:
- the LOC144517232 gene encoding uncharacterized protein LOC144517232, whose product is MLSEMMCRRSWQQQDGKEAPERDPSIRRKHGWSKSCRGRLQGRRTGRGGWPKGRNHHHHQHPQRHRPHHYPQPQHFQRPVMSLRPVNVKGNRARGMRAPKNTNQFLMHEKYQMLHMRSDSVGSDSGSCSDSEVELTDMDSYLGVLENARGALLDSPNPHGSTAPPGQILVLHDDSLQDDSLRLPDDSLRLPEDSLRLPEDSLRLQEDSMQYFPSEDDLIQSQNFMQRDFVEFCDILTP